The proteins below come from a single Theobroma cacao cultivar B97-61/B2 unplaced genomic scaffold, Criollo_cocoa_genome_V2, whole genome shotgun sequence genomic window:
- the LOC18599160 gene encoding dirigent protein 22, with translation MAKTQLQKLTATSFLILIFTILFSLTLATAKSHRFSRSISPETLGLKKEKLSHFHFYFHDVLSGPRPTAVRVASATMTNTSATLFGSMVMMDNPLTVAPEFDSKLVGRAQGIYASASQTEVGLLMVLNIAFTQGKYNGSVLSVLGRNPVFSTVREMPIVGGSGLFRFARGYAQAKTHSVDLNTGDAVVEYNVYVFHY, from the coding sequence ATGGCTAAAACCCAGCTGCAAAAGCTTACTGCCACCAGCTTCCTCATTCTCatctttacaattctcttctCCTTAACCCTTGCCACCGCAAAATCTCATCGTTTCTCAAGAAGCATATCCCCTGAAACACTAGGACTCAAGAAGGAGAAGCTGAGCCACTTTCACTTTTACTTCCATGACGTACTCAGCGGGCCAAGGCCTACAGCTGTTCGTGTAGCCAGCGCAACCATGACGAACACTTCAGCCACTTTGTTTGGCTCCATGGTGATGATGGATAACCCTTTGACGGTTGCGCCTGAGTTCGACTCCAAGCTTGTGGGAAGAGCACAGGGAATTTATGCATCTGCATCGCAAACCGAGGTTGGTCTTTTGATGGTTTTGAACATTGCTTTCACTCAAGGTAAGTACAATGGCAGCGTTCTTAGTGTTTTGGGGCGTAACCCCGTATTTTCCACCGTGAGGGAGATGCCGATCGTTGGTGGGAGTGGGCTTTTCAGATTTGCACGTGGCTATGCTCAGGCCAAGACTCATTCGGTTGATCTCAACACCGGGGATGCTGTGGTGGAGTACAATGTCTATGTCTTCCATTATTGA